A genome region from Nitrospira sp. includes the following:
- a CDS encoding YqgE/AlgH family protein yields MSIPLGKGILLVAAPALNDPNFRQAVVLLCEHGPEGALGVIVNRPTAMSISEALPQVPILEGQPHVLYSGGPVQTNQVMMLYRINQTPENSHQVFDGVCLGGDLEIMERILMEQPGQESFRAYLGYSGWGPGQLESEMQVGSWITLPADPSIVFEKEPTRIWSDIFLSLDDTSRHYADMPFDPSSN; encoded by the coding sequence ATGTCAATTCCACTCGGTAAAGGCATTCTCCTTGTGGCCGCGCCGGCATTGAACGATCCCAACTTCCGGCAGGCGGTGGTGCTCCTGTGTGAACATGGACCGGAAGGGGCGTTGGGTGTGATCGTGAACCGTCCGACCGCCATGTCCATCTCTGAGGCGCTTCCGCAGGTGCCGATCCTGGAAGGCCAACCGCATGTGTTGTATTCCGGTGGTCCCGTGCAAACCAATCAGGTGATGATGCTCTACCGCATCAATCAGACGCCTGAAAATTCGCACCAGGTGTTTGATGGCGTCTGTCTGGGGGGAGACCTGGAGATCATGGAGCGGATTCTGATGGAGCAGCCCGGGCAGGAGTCGTTTCGAGCGTACCTGGGGTACTCGGGCTGGGGGCCCGGCCAGCTGGAGTCAGAAATGCAGGTAGGTTCCTGGATTACGTTGCCCGCCGATCCCTCGATTGTGTTTGAAAAAGAGCCAACCCGTATCTGGTCGGATATCTTTCTCTCCCTTGATGATACGTCCCGCCACTATGCGGATATGCCGTTCGATCCTTCCTCCAACTAA
- a CDS encoding nitrilase-related carbon-nitrogen hydrolase, with protein MRVGYFQFDPVFGAVARNLDHVSARLGQVDADLIVLPELFATGYQFVSQEEVFQLAEPVPDGATTKRLADMAARRGMTIVAGLPELDGRRCFNSAVVVGPNGFIGCYRKTHLFFEETLWFTPGDSGFQVWDIGMAKVGVMICFDWYYPESARTLALQGAEIIAHPSNLVLPHCPDSMVTRCLENRVFSVTANRIGSEARGGKERLTFIGMSEVVGPRGRILHRAPRETEDLTIVEIDPAEARIKALNDYNDLLRDRRPALYGD; from the coding sequence ATGCGGGTCGGGTATTTCCAATTTGATCCGGTGTTTGGAGCAGTCGCGCGGAACCTCGACCACGTGAGTGCTCGACTCGGGCAGGTAGACGCTGACCTGATCGTGTTGCCTGAATTATTCGCGACCGGCTACCAGTTCGTGTCGCAGGAAGAGGTCTTCCAGCTTGCGGAGCCGGTGCCGGACGGGGCGACCACGAAACGACTTGCGGACATGGCCGCGCGTCGGGGGATGACGATCGTAGCCGGGCTGCCGGAGCTGGACGGCCGGCGCTGTTTTAATTCGGCGGTCGTGGTCGGACCCAATGGATTCATCGGTTGCTATCGGAAAACGCATCTCTTTTTCGAGGAAACGCTGTGGTTCACGCCGGGCGACAGCGGCTTTCAGGTCTGGGATATCGGCATGGCCAAGGTCGGCGTGATGATCTGCTTCGACTGGTATTATCCGGAATCCGCCCGCACCCTGGCGTTGCAAGGTGCGGAAATCATCGCCCATCCGTCCAACCTGGTGCTGCCCCACTGTCCGGATTCCATGGTGACCCGCTGCTTGGAGAATCGAGTCTTTAGCGTGACGGCGAATCGGATCGGCAGCGAAGCGCGCGGGGGGAAGGAGCGGCTGACGTTTATCGGGATGAGCGAAGTCGTCGGTCCGCGCGGCCGCATTCTGCATCGCGCGCCACGTGAAACCGAAGATCTGACGATCGTTGAAATCGACCCCGCCGAAGCCAGGATCAAGGCGCTCAATGACTACAACGATCTCCTGCGCGACCGGCGCCCAGCCTTGTATGGCGACTAA
- the smbP gene encoding small metal-binding protein SmbP has protein sequence MQTAQWRGVVVAGVMMALVGAPMGAGVAFAAGNKHQAEAVEHAKEAVAHGKQGHADALVKHAEAALKHAEGAVAETKNPHVTEAIKGLKDGIEHGKAGHADVATKAVENALPHLSEGM, from the coding sequence ATGCAGACTGCTCAATGGCGGGGAGTCGTGGTAGCCGGTGTGATGATGGCGCTCGTCGGGGCGCCGATGGGAGCCGGTGTGGCTTTCGCGGCAGGAAATAAACATCAGGCTGAAGCGGTGGAGCATGCCAAGGAAGCCGTAGCGCATGGGAAGCAAGGCCATGCGGATGCGTTGGTCAAGCATGCGGAAGCGGCGCTCAAGCATGCCGAGGGCGCGGTGGCCGAAACCAAGAATCCTCATGTCACTGAAGCCATCAAGGGGCTCAAGGACGGGATCGAGCACGGCAAGGCCGGCCACGCCGATGTGGCGACCAAGGCCGTTGAGAACGCCCTTCCCCATCTGTCGGAAGGTATGTAG
- a CDS encoding sulfurtransferase, producing the protein MPHPLLIDSETLQNRLGQPGLVVLDVRGRAAYEFGSHIPGAVQSTWHEYSDPNAVAKGLLDPDLKRIEKRVQALGINQDSEVVIYSNPFDNWGDEGRMFWMLEYLGHKNLKVLDGGWVKWINERRPFEHGAVRCAPGNFVVSPVESVIIMKEELKGIVRKANSTTTIVDARSLEEYLGKEISGIPRPGHIPGAVHVAWSGFLHPDATVKDLAGIKAQLDSKGLNPEQETVCYCTGGVRSGWLYFVLRLAGYQRLRNYPGSWWEWSRDFACPVEQDLVGLQKLLGLSESQVPNGMRPS; encoded by the coding sequence ATGCCACATCCATTACTCATTGATAGTGAAACGCTTCAGAACCGCCTGGGACAACCGGGCCTCGTCGTGCTTGATGTGCGAGGCAGGGCTGCCTACGAGTTTGGGAGTCATATCCCCGGTGCCGTGCAGTCCACTTGGCACGAATACAGCGACCCCAATGCTGTCGCCAAGGGGTTGCTGGATCCGGACTTGAAACGAATCGAGAAGCGCGTGCAAGCGCTTGGGATCAATCAGGATAGCGAAGTGGTGATTTATTCAAACCCCTTCGACAATTGGGGCGATGAAGGCCGCATGTTCTGGATGTTGGAGTATTTGGGCCACAAAAACCTCAAGGTGCTGGACGGTGGATGGGTGAAGTGGATCAATGAACGCCGACCGTTCGAGCATGGTGCAGTCCGGTGTGCGCCGGGCAATTTCGTCGTCTCGCCGGTCGAGTCGGTGATCATCATGAAAGAGGAATTGAAAGGGATTGTGCGGAAGGCGAACTCGACGACGACGATCGTGGATGCCCGAAGCCTGGAAGAGTATCTCGGTAAAGAAATTTCCGGGATTCCGAGGCCCGGCCATATTCCCGGTGCTGTCCATGTGGCGTGGAGCGGGTTCCTCCACCCTGATGCCACGGTGAAGGATTTAGCCGGCATCAAGGCGCAGTTGGACTCGAAGGGGCTGAATCCTGAACAGGAGACAGTCTGCTATTGCACGGGCGGGGTGCGCTCGGGCTGGCTCTATTTTGTATTGCGTCTGGCAGGGTATCAGCGGCTCCGGAATTATCCGGGGTCCTGGTGGGAATGGAGTCGCGATTTTGCGTGCCCGGTGGAACAGGATCTGGTCGGGCTGCAGAAACTTCTCGGCCTGTCGGAGTCACAGGTGCCGAACGGCATGCGTCCGTCTTGA
- a CDS encoding histone deacetylase, which yields MGTTGLIYDPRYLQHDMGAGHPESPDRLRAIMQRLEQSGTLARLTRIDPRTAEDEWITQVHRPEYVAMLTQHAPTHGRIALDADTSMSPGSLRAAYLAAGGALAGVDAIMVGQVEHAFCAVRPPGHHAEADRAMGFCLFNNVAIAARYVQKRYGVQRVLIVDWDVHHGNGTQHSFESDPSVLFFSTHQFPHYPGTGRASECGCGAGEGLTINVPMEAGEGDDDYRAVFEKALVPAADAFKPEFVIISAGFDAHRDDPLASMGLTEEGYADLTRIVAGIATHHCQGRLLSSLEGGYNLTALAASVERHIQALVAA from the coding sequence ATGGGAACCACCGGCCTCATTTACGATCCCCGGTACCTGCAACACGATATGGGCGCCGGTCATCCGGAATCGCCCGACCGGCTGCGTGCGATCATGCAACGCCTGGAACAGAGCGGCACGCTCGCCCGGCTGACCAGAATCGACCCGCGAACAGCCGAAGACGAGTGGATTACCCAGGTGCATCGGCCGGAGTATGTTGCCATGCTCACCCAGCATGCTCCGACGCATGGCCGGATCGCGCTTGACGCCGATACCTCCATGTCTCCCGGATCGCTCCGCGCCGCCTACCTTGCAGCCGGTGGAGCGTTGGCCGGGGTGGATGCGATTATGGTCGGCCAGGTTGAGCATGCCTTCTGCGCCGTCCGTCCGCCGGGGCACCATGCGGAAGCCGATCGGGCGATGGGTTTCTGCCTGTTCAATAATGTGGCGATCGCGGCGCGTTATGTGCAGAAACGGTATGGCGTACAACGGGTTCTGATCGTCGATTGGGACGTTCATCACGGGAACGGCACGCAGCACAGTTTCGAATCGGACCCGTCGGTGCTGTTTTTTAGTACGCACCAATTTCCGCATTATCCTGGGACCGGTCGTGCCAGTGAGTGCGGCTGCGGAGCGGGAGAAGGGCTCACGATCAATGTGCCGATGGAGGCGGGGGAAGGCGACGACGACTATCGGGCGGTGTTTGAAAAAGCGCTGGTGCCGGCCGCCGATGCCTTCAAGCCGGAGTTTGTCATCATCTCCGCTGGTTTCGATGCGCATCGGGACGACCCGCTGGCCAGCATGGGGCTCACGGAAGAAGGATATGCCGACCTGACGAGAATTGTGGCCGGGATCGCGACACACCATTGTCAGGGACGCCTGCTGTCTTCGCTCGAAGGCGGATATAACCTGACGGCGTTAGCCGCGTCGGTCGAGCGACATATTCAGGCGCTGGTGGCGGCATGA
- a CDS encoding tetratricopeptide repeat protein, translating to MPNPRIEPLKRVLAIEPDDDVAWFGLGKAYMEDANFEEAAKALRQCITVKPTYSAAYYALAQSLQKLNRVEECRQVSEQGIDVSTKNGDAMVTKNLEALKSALPA from the coding sequence ATGCCCAATCCGAGAATTGAACCGCTGAAACGAGTGTTAGCTATCGAGCCCGATGATGATGTGGCCTGGTTCGGCCTCGGAAAAGCCTATATGGAAGATGCCAATTTCGAAGAGGCCGCCAAAGCGTTGAGGCAATGCATTACCGTCAAACCCACTTACTCCGCCGCCTACTATGCGCTGGCGCAGTCGCTACAGAAGCTGAACCGTGTCGAAGAATGCCGGCAAGTGTCGGAGCAGGGCATCGACGTGTCCACCAAGAACGGCGATGCGATGGTCACGAAAAATCTGGAAGCGCTGAAGAGCGCACTCCCCGCCTGA
- a CDS encoding M3 family oligoendopeptidase, translating into MAVSRKTAAAASVRRSPAAPEFADHWELSDLVTDPVAQFDRYLKDLSAKVSRFESARADLTATMPEQAFLNLLTLSEQIARDSGRLGAYAYLWFSEDTKQLQARSFKTKVEEHLTALQNHLLFFDLWWQSVDQRNAERLMANSGDFRYHLETIRRFKPHTLSEPEEKIINIKNITGQSAVHQLYDVVTNGFTFTMRIGGKKSTMNREALTAYLRSPKAAVREAAYHEMYRVYETQQDLLGEIYKTLVNDWKAENLQLRHFKTPLESRNLSNDIPDRAVEALLSVCMNNAPIFQRYFKLKARLCKIKTMNRYHIYAPHRAEQKTYRYADAVRMVLDAYYGFSPRLAELAQRVFADRHIDARTKPGKMGGAYCYSVTPTLTPYVMLNFTGEARDIATMAHELGHAVHAMMAEQHNVFTFHSTLPLAETASVFGERILSDALMATETNRSVKQSLLVNQLDDIYATVMRQAYFVAFERTAHDMVAQGATTTDLAKTYMTLLRQQFGKSLRVPQEFQWEWLTIPHLYASPFYCYAYSFGNLLVLALYRMYQEQGSGFVPKYLELLAAGGSKAPQAILAEVGVDMNSPAFWQSGFDAISGMVDQLEQTMK; encoded by the coding sequence ATGGCCGTTTCGCGCAAGACTGCCGCAGCTGCGTCAGTACGTCGTTCGCCTGCCGCCCCGGAGTTTGCCGATCATTGGGAACTCTCCGACCTTGTCACCGATCCGGTGGCACAGTTCGACCGCTATCTGAAAGACTTGAGCGCGAAAGTCTCACGCTTCGAATCGGCTCGCGCAGACCTGACTGCCACTATGCCTGAACAGGCCTTCCTGAATCTCCTGACCCTCTCGGAACAGATCGCGAGGGATTCAGGCCGGCTCGGAGCCTACGCGTATTTGTGGTTTTCCGAAGACACGAAACAGCTCCAGGCCAGGTCATTCAAAACCAAAGTGGAAGAACATCTCACTGCCCTCCAAAACCATTTGCTGTTCTTCGATTTATGGTGGCAGAGCGTGGATCAACGGAATGCGGAACGCCTGATGGCGAACAGCGGCGACTTCCGGTACCACCTGGAGACCATCCGCCGCTTTAAGCCGCACACGCTCTCGGAACCGGAAGAGAAGATCATCAACATCAAGAACATTACCGGGCAGAGTGCCGTCCACCAGCTCTACGATGTCGTCACGAACGGCTTCACCTTCACGATGCGCATCGGCGGGAAAAAGAGCACGATGAATCGCGAAGCCCTGACGGCCTACCTCCGGAGCCCGAAAGCCGCCGTCCGCGAGGCCGCCTATCACGAGATGTATCGCGTCTATGAGACTCAGCAGGATCTACTGGGGGAAATCTACAAAACCCTGGTGAACGACTGGAAAGCGGAGAATCTGCAATTGCGGCACTTCAAGACGCCGCTGGAATCCCGGAATCTGAGCAACGACATTCCTGATCGCGCCGTGGAGGCCCTCCTCTCCGTCTGCATGAACAACGCGCCGATCTTCCAGCGGTATTTCAAATTGAAGGCGCGACTCTGCAAGATCAAAACGATGAACCGCTACCATATCTATGCGCCTCACCGAGCGGAGCAGAAGACGTACCGCTATGCGGACGCGGTCCGAATGGTGCTGGATGCCTATTACGGCTTTTCGCCGCGCCTGGCCGAGTTGGCGCAACGCGTCTTCGCCGACCGTCACATCGATGCCCGCACGAAGCCGGGCAAAATGGGCGGCGCCTATTGTTACAGCGTGACCCCCACCCTGACCCCTTATGTCATGCTGAATTTCACCGGTGAAGCGCGCGACATCGCCACCATGGCGCATGAGTTGGGCCACGCGGTCCATGCCATGATGGCCGAGCAGCACAATGTCTTCACGTTCCACTCTACGTTGCCGCTGGCGGAAACGGCCTCGGTCTTCGGCGAGCGGATTCTGTCCGATGCCTTGATGGCCACGGAAACCAACAGGTCCGTCAAGCAGAGCTTACTCGTCAACCAGCTGGACGACATCTATGCCACGGTCATGCGGCAGGCCTATTTTGTCGCCTTCGAACGAACCGCCCACGACATGGTAGCCCAGGGAGCCACAACAACCGATCTGGCCAAGACTTATATGACCTTGTTGCGGCAGCAATTTGGAAAGTCGCTGCGGGTGCCGCAGGAATTCCAATGGGAATGGCTGACCATCCCGCACCTCTACGCCAGCCCGTTTTATTGTTATGCGTATAGTTTCGGCAACCTGCTCGTATTGGCGTTGTATCGGATGTATCAGGAACAGGGCAGCGGGTTCGTTCCCAAATATCTGGAGCTACTCGCAGCAGGGGGGTCGAAGGCGCCGCAAGCCATCCTTGCGGAGGTGGGGGTAGACATGAATTCCCCCGCCTTCTGGCAGTCTGGGTTCGACGCGATTTCAGGAATGGTCGATCAGCTGGAACAGACGATGAAATGA
- a CDS encoding DUF2934 domain-containing protein produces the protein MKKKTVPKKAASRPAKRMVSASPKAKAPGPVQDIQVRIAARAHELYEQRGCLDGYHLHDWLEAEQEILGHPVVMDKSSERI, from the coding sequence ATGAAGAAAAAGACGGTGCCGAAGAAGGCCGCCTCGCGTCCGGCGAAACGGATGGTATCAGCGAGTCCAAAGGCGAAGGCTCCCGGGCCGGTCCAGGATATTCAGGTGCGGATTGCGGCACGGGCGCATGAGCTGTATGAACAACGGGGTTGCCTGGATGGGTACCACCTGCATGACTGGCTGGAAGCAGAGCAGGAGATCCTGGGGCACCCGGTGGTGATGGATAAGTCCTCAGAGCGTATCTGA
- a CDS encoding response regulator — protein MDGYGKRVLIAEDEESVRHLLAVVLEEAGYTVHVAEDGMEALAEMKKRCFDAVVADYRMPRLDGEQFLLLSRLMWPQTPTVLLSAEHTDVPEVLSIHGACALVPKPFDPQRLLQAMQSALETACACAGPQTIVGKGE, from the coding sequence ATGGACGGGTATGGGAAGCGTGTGCTGATCGCGGAGGATGAGGAAAGTGTGCGGCACCTGCTGGCCGTGGTGCTTGAAGAGGCGGGGTATACTGTGCATGTGGCGGAAGATGGCATGGAAGCCCTCGCCGAAATGAAGAAGCGGTGCTTTGATGCGGTGGTGGCGGATTACCGCATGCCTCGCCTGGACGGCGAGCAATTCCTGCTGCTCAGTCGTCTGATGTGGCCACAGACTCCGACCGTGCTCTTATCGGCCGAACATACCGATGTCCCGGAGGTGTTGAGCATCCATGGCGCCTGTGCGCTGGTGCCAAAGCCCTTCGACCCGCAAAGGCTCCTGCAGGCCATGCAGTCGGCGTTGGAGACGGCTTGTGCCTGTGCTGGTCCTCAAACGATCGTGGGAAAAGGCGAATGA
- a CDS encoding prohibitin family protein: MRRCTILFLIIVSVSGLSGCGNTVQPGQRGLRWYPLTEGLTTETLKSGFYWRAPWNDIFVYDIRLQSYTETVDALSSDDLLVKLKTAIIMRPIVEEVYFLAQEIGPDFYPRVVRPELLAAVRSVVSNYPMVSVPEESAEIASKVQAVVVEKLKGRHLEVHSVALADIELAKIVLEAVERKQAKEQEKEQKEFELVIAEKDAEIARRRARGEGDAVRIRSEGEAEGLKIRALGQAKAQETITKTLTAEYLRYKLYDSPNAKMVLLPDNLRVPILINPDQDRGAKAVPESLLHADQELMGRGR, encoded by the coding sequence ATGCGGCGATGTACGATACTCTTCTTAATCATCGTGTCAGTCTCGGGTTTATCTGGATGCGGAAATACCGTCCAGCCGGGACAGCGAGGGCTTCGTTGGTATCCGTTGACCGAAGGATTGACGACCGAAACTCTCAAGAGCGGGTTCTATTGGCGGGCTCCGTGGAATGACATTTTTGTCTACGACATTCGGTTGCAGAGTTATACGGAGACGGTCGATGCGCTCAGTTCTGACGATCTGTTGGTGAAACTAAAGACCGCCATCATTATGCGGCCGATCGTCGAGGAAGTGTATTTCCTTGCACAGGAGATCGGCCCGGATTTCTATCCCAGGGTCGTGAGGCCGGAATTGTTGGCCGCCGTACGGAGTGTGGTGTCGAACTACCCGATGGTGTCGGTTCCCGAGGAGAGCGCCGAGATCGCCAGCAAAGTCCAGGCAGTCGTGGTGGAAAAACTGAAGGGACGGCATCTGGAAGTCCATAGCGTCGCGCTAGCCGACATCGAGCTGGCGAAGATCGTCCTGGAAGCGGTCGAGCGCAAGCAAGCGAAGGAACAGGAAAAGGAACAGAAGGAATTCGAGCTCGTCATTGCCGAAAAAGATGCGGAGATTGCGCGGCGACGGGCGCGCGGCGAAGGGGACGCCGTCCGGATCAGGTCGGAAGGCGAGGCGGAAGGGTTGAAGATTCGAGCGCTTGGCCAAGCCAAGGCGCAGGAAACGATCACGAAAACGCTGACCGCCGAGTATCTCCGGTACAAACTGTACGATAGTCCGAATGCCAAGATGGTGTTGTTGCCGGATAATTTGCGTGTGCCGATTTTAATCAATCCGGATCAGGATCGCGGAGCGAAGGCGGTTCCCGAGAGTCTCCTGCATGCGGATCAGGAGTTGATGGGGCGGGGACGGTAG
- a CDS encoding CHASE3 domain-containing protein has protein sequence MNIRGRFIGFFIAAIVALAAVFFGHLFLFEQWRAQQERQVHRAKILNEVAHVQRLVLEVETNFRGYLLTEQQSFLEPIRLAENKLNTALAQLAELTTTTPGLQAGVRVLSSRLDEFVESKQRLLAVIGAEQQSLVHSYVRGGSGRALFLTIEKAIGDFEVRIDRALPSEPMTYDSWLERARWQLLLMESVGVMVCVFLTKAALLPNKTGLQPNPRLLL, from the coding sequence ATGAATATCAGAGGACGGTTCATAGGGTTCTTCATCGCGGCCATCGTGGCGTTGGCCGCAGTGTTCTTCGGCCACCTGTTTTTATTTGAGCAGTGGCGGGCTCAGCAGGAACGACAAGTCCATCGGGCGAAAATTCTCAACGAAGTGGCGCATGTGCAGCGGTTGGTCCTGGAAGTGGAGACGAACTTCCGTGGCTACCTACTTACAGAGCAACAGTCGTTTCTCGAACCCATTCGATTGGCAGAAAACAAACTGAACACAGCGCTGGCTCAGTTGGCCGAGTTGACCACCACCACTCCAGGGTTGCAGGCCGGAGTGCGTGTGCTTTCGTCGCGTCTCGATGAATTCGTTGAGAGTAAACAACGCTTGCTCGCCGTTATCGGGGCGGAGCAGCAGTCCCTCGTTCACTCATATGTTCGGGGTGGGAGTGGGCGGGCGTTGTTCCTCACCATCGAAAAAGCGATCGGGGATTTTGAGGTGCGCATTGACCGCGCACTGCCGAGTGAACCCATGACCTATGACTCATGGCTGGAACGAGCGCGTTGGCAGCTGTTGTTGATGGAAAGTGTGGGAGTGATGGTGTGTGTCTTTCTAACGAAAGCGGCGCTGCTTCCGAATAAGACCGGTCTCCAACCGAACCCCCGACTTCTCCTGTAA
- a CDS encoding 4Fe-4S dicluster domain-containing protein, translating into MPEVYNWQLGRKMLYPYEERHPKWQFAFVFNINRCLACQTCSMADKSTWLFSKGQEYMWWNNVETKPYGGYPQFYDVKITQLIEQVNPGGQVWNVRVGRKHHAPYGVFEGMTIFDAGAKVGQAAIGYIPTDQEWRFVNIYEDTATSMRALVENIDKSGFTRDEPWRLSGSSLPEHETYFFYLQRICNHCTYPGCLAACPRKAIYKRPEDGIVLIDQNRCRGYKKCVEQCPFKKPMYRGTTRVSEKCIACYPRIEGKDPLTGGEPMETRCMAACVGKIRMQSLMRIGEDGLWAEDRWHPLYYTIRVEQVALPLYPQWGTEPNGFYIPPRHAPRGYARQMFGPGVDNAVEKYLVPSRELLAVLQLWRASQQIVFRYDVIPGPKVFETQIHGKRFDMYNDTVLGFNKSGKEIARIQVEEPIYIRPAERVNWL; encoded by the coding sequence ATGCCAGAAGTCTATAACTGGCAACTGGGACGGAAGATGCTGTATCCCTACGAGGAACGGCATCCGAAGTGGCAGTTTGCCTTTGTGTTCAACATCAATCGCTGTTTGGCTTGTCAGACCTGTTCGATGGCCGACAAGTCGACCTGGCTCTTCTCGAAGGGGCAGGAATACATGTGGTGGAACAACGTGGAAACCAAGCCGTACGGCGGGTATCCGCAGTTCTACGACGTGAAGATCACCCAGCTCATCGAGCAGGTGAACCCGGGCGGGCAGGTGTGGAACGTCCGCGTGGGACGCAAGCACCATGCGCCGTACGGCGTGTTCGAGGGGATGACCATTTTCGACGCCGGCGCCAAAGTCGGACAGGCGGCGATCGGGTACATCCCAACGGACCAGGAATGGCGGTTCGTGAACATCTATGAAGACACCGCGACGTCCATGCGGGCCTTGGTCGAGAACATCGACAAGTCCGGCTTTACGCGCGATGAACCGTGGCGTCTCTCCGGCAGCAGCTTGCCGGAACACGAGACCTACTTCTTCTATCTGCAGCGGATTTGTAACCACTGTACCTATCCGGGCTGCTTGGCAGCCTGCCCGCGGAAGGCGATCTACAAGCGGCCGGAAGACGGCATTGTCTTGATCGACCAGAACCGGTGTCGCGGGTACAAGAAGTGCGTGGAACAGTGCCCGTTCAAGAAGCCGATGTATCGGGGCACCACGCGCGTCTCGGAAAAGTGTATCGCGTGTTATCCGCGCATCGAAGGCAAAGACCCGCTGACGGGCGGCGAGCCGATGGAAACGCGTTGTATGGCGGCCTGCGTGGGTAAAATCCGCATGCAGTCCTTGATGCGCATCGGGGAAGACGGCCTGTGGGCGGAAGACCGCTGGCATCCCCTGTACTACACGATTCGTGTGGAGCAGGTGGCGCTCCCGCTGTATCCGCAGTGGGGCACCGAGCCCAACGGCTTCTACATCCCGCCACGCCACGCTCCTCGGGGCTATGCGCGGCAGATGTTCGGCCCGGGCGTGGATAACGCCGTCGAGAAATACCTCGTGCCCAGCCGCGAACTGTTGGCGGTGCTCCAGCTCTGGAGAGCCAGTCAGCAGATCGTCTTCCGGTACGATGTCATTCCGGGTCCGAAAGTGTTTGAAACCCAGATTCACGGGAAGCGATTCGACATGTACAACGATACCGTGTTGGGCTTCAACAAGTCGGGCAAAGAAATAGCGCGTATTCAGGTCGAAGAGCCGATCTACATTCGGCCGGCCGAGCGCGTGAACTGGCTGTAA